In a genomic window of Triticum aestivum cultivar Chinese Spring unplaced genomic scaffold, IWGSC CS RefSeq v2.1 scaffold12103, whole genome shotgun sequence:
- the LOC123172291 gene encoding probable indole-3-pyruvate monooxygenase YUCCA10 — protein sequence MESVPVLIVGAGPAGLATAACLGQFSIPYAIVERESCSASLWRNRAYDRLKLHLAKEFCELPHMSYPVDAPTYIPKTLFVKYLDDYVERFNIQPKYLTSVESSTYDNDEKCWSIVATDMSKCTTFKFTAKFLVVASGENSAENIPMIPGLENFPGDVIHSSSYKSGKSYSGKNVLVVGSGNSGMEIAYDLATHGANTSIVIRSPIHVMTKELIRLGMTLAHHLPLNLVDKLLVMAAYLIFGDLSRHGITRPKMGPMTLKSETGRSAVIDVGTVGLIRKGIIKVQGSISKIKGNIVKFQCSKRILFDAIVFATGYKSTANIWLKNGESMLNGNGLPIQKYPNHWKGENGLYCAGLARRGLAGIAADAKNIANDIKSVIDSMSS from the exons ATGGAGAGTGTTCCAGTGTTGATTGTTGGTGCTGGGCCAGCAGGCCTTGCAACGGCAGCATGCCTTGGTCAATTCTCGATTCCTTATGCCATCGTCGAGCGCGAGAGCTGTAGCGCGTCACTCTGGCGCAACCGTGCATATGATCGCCTCAAGCTGCATCTCGCAAAGGAGTTCTGTGAGTTGCCACACATGTCATACCCTGTAGATGCACCAACATACATACCAAAAACCTTGTTTGTGAAGTACTTGGATGACTATGTTGAGCGTTTCAACATTCAACCAAAGTATCTCACCAGCGTGGAGTCATCcacatatgacaatgatgaaaaatGTTGGTCCATTGTGGCAACGGACATGTCAAAGTGCACCACATTCAAGTTCACGGCAAAGTTTCTTGTTGTGGCAAGTGGTGAGAATAGTGCAGAGAATATTCCAATGATCCCTGGACTAGAAAACTTTCCAGGTGATGTCATCCACTCCTCAAGCTACAAGTCAGGCAAGAGCTACTCTGGCAAGAATGTATTGGTCGTTGGATCTGGCAACTCCGGGATGGAAATTGCTTATGACCTTGCGACCCATGGTGCCAATACATCGATTGTTATACGAAGCCCC ATTCATGTAATGACAAAGGAATTAATTCGTTTGGGGATGACACTTGCTCACCATCTTCCATTGAATCTAGTGGATAAACTCCTTGTGATGGCAGCATATTTAATATTTGGAGACCTGTCACGACATGGCATCACAAGGCCAAAAATGGGTCCAATGACCCTCAAATCAGAAACAGGCCGATCTGCGGTGATTGATGTTGGGACTGTTGGATTGATCAGAAAAGGCATCATCAAA GTTCAGGGGAGCATTAGTAAGATCAAGGGCAACATAGTTAAATTTCAATGCAGTAAAAGAATCTTATTTGATGCGATTGTGTTTGCAACTGGATACAAAAGCACGGCAAATATATGGCTCAAG AATGGTGAGAGCATGTTAAATGGCAACGGACTGCCCATCCAAAAATATCCGAATCATTGGAAAGGTGAAAATGGGCTCTACTGTGCTGGGTTAGCGAGGAGAGGATTAGCCGGTATTGCAGCAGATGCCAAGAATATCGCTAATGACATCAAATCTGTGATAGACTCTATGTCAAGTTAA